Proteins found in one Limnohabitans sp. TEGF004 genomic segment:
- a CDS encoding NADP-dependent malic enzyme, protein MGSNHSHNSAEARAELRRAALEYHEFPTPGKVAIHATKQLVNQHDLALAYSPGVAAPCEEIVKDPNNAFKYTSRGNLVAVITNGTAVLGLGDIGPLASKPVMEGKGVLFKKFAGIDVFDLEIDEKNLDKLVDIIASLEPTFGGINLEDIKAPDCFYVERKLRERMKIPVFHDDQHGTAITVGAAILNGLKVAGKDIKNVKLVTSGAGAAALACLGLLLKMGMPRKNIYVTDLAGVVYEGRTELMDEDKIQYAQKTDARTLSDIIEGADVFLGLSAGGVLKPEMVKKMAAKPIIMALANPNPEITPEEVKAVRDDAIIATGRSDYHNQVNNVLCFPYIFRGALDAGASTITDEMEIAAVYAIAELAQAEQSEVVAAAYAGETLAFGPEYLIPKPFDPRLMMKIAPAVAKAAADSGVATRPIQDMEAYIEKLQGFVYASGSIMKPIYAAAKRATKKRVCYAEGEEERVLRAVQIVVDERLAKPTLIGRPSVIAQRIEKFGLRLKEGVDYDVVNVEQDHRYRDFWQTYYKMTARKGVTEQLAKIDMRRRLSLIGTMMLHKGEVDGLICGTWSTPLTHLNYVDQVIGNRKGVSTYAAMNGLLLPDRQVFLVDTHINYDPTAEQLAEITVMAAEEMRRFGIQPKAALLSHSNFGSSDQPSAIKMRETLALVKKKAPWLEIDGEMHGDVALDGDVRAAQMADTTLIGDANLLVLPNLDSANIAYNLLKTAAGGNIAIGPVLLGAAKPVHILTASTTVRRIVNMTALTVADASAAR, encoded by the coding sequence ATGGGTTCCAACCACTCTCACAACAGCGCCGAGGCACGTGCCGAACTGCGCCGTGCCGCTCTCGAATACCACGAGTTTCCAACTCCAGGCAAAGTGGCGATTCACGCCACCAAGCAGTTGGTGAACCAACATGATTTGGCCTTGGCTTATTCGCCCGGCGTGGCTGCGCCTTGCGAAGAAATCGTCAAAGATCCCAACAACGCATTCAAGTACACCAGTCGTGGCAACTTGGTGGCCGTCATTACCAACGGCACGGCCGTGCTGGGCTTGGGCGACATTGGTCCCTTGGCCTCTAAGCCTGTGATGGAAGGCAAAGGCGTTCTGTTCAAGAAGTTCGCGGGCATTGACGTGTTCGACTTGGAAATAGACGAGAAGAACCTCGACAAATTGGTTGACATCATTGCGTCGTTAGAGCCCACTTTCGGCGGCATCAACCTCGAAGACATCAAGGCGCCTGATTGCTTCTACGTCGAGCGCAAGTTGCGCGAGCGCATGAAGATCCCAGTCTTCCACGATGACCAACATGGCACCGCCATCACCGTGGGCGCAGCGATCTTGAACGGCCTCAAGGTGGCAGGCAAAGATATCAAAAACGTCAAACTGGTCACCTCCGGTGCTGGTGCTGCCGCTTTGGCCTGTTTGGGCCTGTTGCTCAAGATGGGCATGCCACGCAAAAACATTTATGTCACTGATTTGGCTGGCGTGGTCTATGAAGGCCGCACCGAGCTGATGGACGAAGACAAGATTCAGTACGCCCAAAAAACCGATGCGCGCACACTGAGCGACATCATCGAAGGCGCCGATGTGTTTTTGGGCCTGTCCGCTGGCGGCGTGCTGAAGCCAGAGATGGTCAAGAAGATGGCTGCCAAGCCCATCATCATGGCCTTGGCCAACCCCAACCCAGAGATCACGCCCGAAGAAGTGAAGGCCGTGCGCGATGACGCCATCATCGCCACGGGACGTAGCGACTATCACAACCAAGTGAACAACGTGCTGTGTTTCCCCTACATCTTCCGTGGTGCGCTGGATGCAGGTGCGTCCACCATCACCGATGAGATGGAAATCGCCGCGGTGTACGCCATTGCTGAATTGGCACAAGCCGAGCAAAGCGAAGTGGTGGCAGCCGCCTATGCGGGCGAGACGTTGGCTTTTGGTCCTGAGTACCTCATTCCCAAGCCATTCGACCCACGCTTGATGATGAAGATTGCCCCTGCCGTGGCCAAAGCCGCCGCAGACAGCGGTGTGGCCACGCGTCCGATCCAAGATATGGAGGCCTACATTGAGAAGCTGCAAGGCTTTGTCTATGCGTCCGGTTCGATCATGAAACCGATTTATGCCGCCGCCAAGCGCGCGACTAAAAAGCGTGTGTGTTACGCCGAAGGTGAAGAAGAGCGCGTCTTGCGCGCTGTGCAAATCGTGGTGGACGAACGCTTGGCGAAGCCCACCTTGATTGGTCGTCCTTCCGTGATTGCGCAGCGCATTGAAAAATTTGGTTTGCGCCTCAAAGAGGGCGTGGATTACGACGTGGTCAACGTCGAGCAAGACCACCGCTACCGCGACTTCTGGCAAACCTATTACAAGATGACCGCCCGCAAAGGCGTGACCGAGCAGTTGGCCAAAATTGACATGCGCCGCCGTTTGTCGCTGATTGGCACCATGATGCTGCACAAAGGTGAGGTAGACGGCCTGATTTGCGGCACTTGGAGCACACCGCTCACGCATTTGAACTATGTGGACCAGGTGATTGGCAACCGCAAGGGCGTGAGCACGTATGCCGCCATGAATGGTTTGTTGCTGCCAGACCGCCAGGTGTTCTTGGTCGACACCCACATCAACTACGACCCAACCGCAGAGCAATTGGCTGAAATCACGGTGATGGCGGCTGAAGAAATGCGCCGTTTTGGTATCCAGCCCAAAGCTGCGTTGTTGTCGCATTCCAACTTTGGCAGCAGCGACCAGCCTTCGGCCATCAAAATGCGCGAAACCTTGGCTTTGGTCAAGAAAAAGGCACCTTGGCTTGAAATTGATGGCGAAATGCATGGCGATGTGGCGCTGGACGGCGATGTGCGTGCCGCTCAAATGGCGGACACCACCCTGATTGGTGATGCCAATTTGCTGGTTTTGCCTAACTTGGACTCTGCCAACATTGCGTACAACCTGCTCAAAACAGCGGCTGGCGGCAATATTGCCATTGGCCCAGTGTTGCTGGGTGCGGCGAAACCGGTGCACATCCTGACCGCGAGCACCACGGTGCGTCGCATCGTCAACATGACCGCGTTGACCGTGGCGGATGCCAGCGCAGCTCGATAA
- a CDS encoding LPS-assembly protein LptD translates to MLLPLIHRQIHALSWLTFGLLGNTLALHAQTVSSPPLVLKPSSLLQELILDDTRKQLPTFIQSDTLRGRPDLQTILDGQVVIRRGDLLLKADKVDYDQAEDFAKARGNVYINRSGNVYEGPALDIHLDAFEGFFTQPKYQLLKNKAYGKAERIDFIDPANTVMHKADFTTCQRKPGPSWTPDWFFKGDKITLDTDRNIGLAEGASLRFKDVPILPVPSIDFPLSDERKSGLLPPTIGVDNIGGLEYTQPYYWNLAPNRDVTFSPTYWSNRGLRLSTELRYLEGLPPLQAPFQGQMRFDYMEKDALRDGSRRWGMQYSHVGLVNPGFAGGALGLNLNLNRVSDDDYWKDFAIIGGSGVQRLLSNDAGLNWTNGIYTTSVRTQMWQTLQDLANPIGNRITRPFNRMPQFTARMQRINVGGFDFSLDGDLTRFESARDYECLNGASYRSACAPNADRAVALAQISRPFNTPFGYLTPKLQLNSRSYQFSGGLPNNPFYSGHEGQSGASVSVPTFSLDTGIAFEKSTRLFDRAWVQTLEPRAFYVYTPYRDQNYLPNYDSGGNSFNFASIFTENAFGGYDRISDSKLLTLGATSRFIDPETGAEGARFGVAQRLRMKEQNVTMPDDPTGKTGISDLLAGASVALNRAWAVDTTVQYNQKTDNFLRRMVSGRYNPGSYRVISAAYRTENTEAGAAASRQVDVGWQWPLHDLWGGSDIGGGEGRGLGEGRWYSVARLNYNPLDKKMVESVIGFEYDAGCWLSRVVAERLQVTDGLARQRLLFQLEFVGFSRIGTNAMGSLRSNVPRYQPLRQPSMTPSRFGNYD, encoded by the coding sequence TCGTGGCTCACATTTGGCCTATTGGGCAACACACTGGCACTGCACGCGCAAACCGTGAGTTCACCGCCTTTGGTGCTCAAGCCCAGCAGTTTGTTGCAAGAGCTGATCTTGGATGACACGCGCAAACAACTGCCGACGTTCATACAAAGTGACACGCTGCGTGGCCGCCCAGACCTGCAAACCATCTTAGATGGTCAAGTCGTGATCCGTCGCGGCGACCTGCTCCTCAAAGCTGACAAGGTCGATTACGACCAAGCGGAAGATTTCGCCAAAGCGCGTGGCAACGTCTACATCAACCGTTCTGGCAATGTGTACGAAGGCCCCGCCCTTGACATTCATCTGGATGCCTTTGAAGGCTTCTTCACCCAGCCCAAGTATCAACTGTTGAAAAACAAAGCCTACGGCAAAGCCGAGCGGATCGACTTCATCGACCCCGCCAACACGGTGATGCACAAGGCAGACTTCACCACTTGCCAACGCAAACCAGGTCCAAGCTGGACACCCGATTGGTTTTTCAAAGGCGACAAAATCACACTCGACACCGACCGCAACATCGGCTTGGCTGAAGGCGCGTCGTTGCGGTTCAAAGATGTGCCGATTTTGCCAGTGCCCTCAATTGACTTCCCGCTCAGCGATGAGCGTAAATCTGGTTTGCTGCCACCCACCATTGGTGTCGACAACATTGGCGGCTTGGAATACACCCAGCCTTACTACTGGAACTTGGCGCCCAACCGCGACGTCACCTTTTCTCCCACCTATTGGAGCAACCGTGGCCTGCGCCTGAGCACCGAGCTGCGCTACTTAGAAGGCCTGCCACCTCTGCAAGCGCCATTTCAAGGCCAAATGCGCTTTGACTACATGGAGAAAGATGCCTTGCGCGATGGTTCGCGCCGCTGGGGCATGCAGTACTCCCACGTGGGCTTGGTGAACCCTGGTTTTGCAGGTGGCGCATTGGGGCTGAACTTGAACCTCAACCGTGTCAGTGATGACGACTATTGGAAAGATTTCGCCATCATTGGCGGCTCAGGCGTGCAACGTCTGTTGTCAAACGATGCGGGCTTGAATTGGACCAATGGGATTTACACCACGTCGGTGCGCACACAGATGTGGCAAACCTTGCAAGACTTGGCCAATCCCATTGGTAACCGCATCACGCGACCATTCAACCGTATGCCGCAATTCACAGCACGCATGCAGCGCATCAACGTGGGGGGCTTTGACTTTAGCTTGGACGGTGACTTGACACGGTTTGAATCTGCTCGCGATTACGAATGTTTGAATGGCGCCAGTTACCGATCCGCCTGCGCACCCAATGCAGACCGCGCAGTGGCGTTGGCTCAAATCAGCCGACCATTCAACACCCCCTTTGGTTACCTCACACCCAAACTGCAGCTCAACAGCCGCAGTTACCAATTCAGCGGTGGCTTGCCCAACAATCCGTTCTACAGCGGCCACGAAGGCCAAAGTGGCGCCAGCGTCAGCGTGCCGACGTTCAGCCTCGACACCGGAATCGCGTTCGAGAAATCTACACGTCTGTTTGATCGCGCATGGGTTCAAACTTTAGAGCCTCGGGCTTTCTATGTTTACACGCCCTATCGCGATCAGAACTACTTGCCCAACTACGACTCGGGTGGCAACTCGTTCAACTTCGCCAGCATCTTCACCGAGAACGCGTTTGGCGGCTATGACCGCATCTCCGACAGCAAGCTGCTGACCCTAGGCGCCACCTCTCGTTTCATCGATCCGGAAACAGGCGCCGAAGGCGCACGTTTTGGTGTGGCGCAGCGCCTACGTATGAAGGAGCAGAACGTCACCATGCCCGATGATCCCACGGGCAAAACCGGCATCAGCGATCTTTTGGCCGGCGCGTCTGTGGCGCTGAACAGAGCATGGGCCGTCGACACCACCGTTCAGTACAACCAAAAGACAGACAACTTCTTGCGTCGCATGGTCAGCGGTCGTTACAACCCTGGCTCCTACCGCGTCATCAGCGCCGCGTATCGAACCGAAAATACGGAAGCGGGAGCTGCCGCCTCACGTCAAGTAGATGTCGGCTGGCAATGGCCCTTGCACGACCTCTGGGGAGGTTCGGACATTGGTGGTGGCGAAGGACGTGGATTGGGCGAGGGACGCTGGTACAGCGTGGCACGCTTGAACTACAACCCTCTCGATAAAAAGATGGTCGAGTCTGTCATTGGCTTCGAATACGATGCGGGTTGTTGGCTCAGCCGCGTGGTCGCTGAGCGTTTGCAGGTGACGGATGGCTTGGCCCGCCAACGCTTGTTGTTTCAACTTGAATTTGTAGGCTTCTCGCGCATCGGCACCAATGCCATGGGCTCACTGCGCTCCAATGTGCCACGGTATCAGCCGTTGCGACAACCTTCTATGACACCCAGCCGCTTCGGCAATTACGATTGA
- a CDS encoding peptidylprolyl isomerase — MFSLTLRFARRSSLTWLAIALASSGVWAQTSKTNTISGRDFIVAVVDAQPITNHDVNVRAALLAQQLRQQKKNVPAPSELLQNSLERLITEKALLQYAKEAGVTVENEAVDQAEQRMAAQNQMSVDALHAKFRAEGTSVASLRQNIKDQAILQRLTERNVPSRIKVSEVEIDQAVRERQNASVNTNPDIELGHILVAVSEKANDADVVALQSKAQTALARAKQGEDFGKLAKELSDSAERDKGGLMGVRATSRYPTLFVDATKNLAVGDVTLVRSGAGFHILKLVTKRASSVVTVTQTHPRHILLRPGGQLSQTTARAQLAEYKRQIEAGKADFAKLAREHSQDASGPDGGDLGWVSQGMFVPEFEEVMNKLQPGQIADPMVSRFGVHLIQVMERREAPISERELRDMARNGLREKKFDETYQLWAQEVRGRAYVEYRDAPQ; from the coding sequence ATGTTTTCTCTCACCTTACGCTTTGCCCGTCGGTCGTCACTCACCTGGCTGGCGATTGCTTTGGCAAGCTCTGGAGTATGGGCTCAAACGTCCAAAACCAATACCATATCAGGCCGTGACTTCATTGTGGCGGTTGTCGATGCCCAACCCATCACCAACCACGATGTCAATGTTCGCGCAGCATTGCTTGCACAGCAACTGCGTCAACAGAAGAAAAATGTTCCTGCGCCATCTGAGTTGCTGCAAAACAGCCTTGAGCGCTTGATCACCGAAAAAGCCCTCTTGCAATATGCGAAAGAAGCGGGCGTCACCGTTGAGAATGAAGCGGTCGATCAAGCTGAACAGCGCATGGCCGCACAAAACCAAATGTCTGTTGATGCACTCCACGCAAAATTTCGCGCCGAGGGCACCAGCGTTGCGAGCCTTCGACAAAACATCAAAGATCAAGCAATCCTGCAGCGCCTGACCGAGCGCAACGTACCAAGCCGTATCAAGGTCAGCGAGGTTGAAATCGACCAAGCTGTTCGCGAACGCCAAAATGCCAGCGTCAACACCAACCCTGACATCGAGTTGGGTCACATCTTGGTGGCAGTGTCCGAAAAAGCCAATGATGCAGATGTTGTAGCCCTCCAAAGCAAAGCCCAGACTGCGTTAGCACGCGCCAAACAAGGCGAAGACTTCGGCAAGTTGGCTAAAGAGTTGTCTGACAGTGCAGAGCGTGACAAAGGCGGATTAATGGGCGTGCGCGCAACCAGCCGCTACCCCACCTTGTTTGTGGATGCCACCAAAAACTTGGCCGTGGGTGATGTCACCCTCGTACGCTCAGGCGCCGGCTTTCACATTTTGAAATTAGTAACGAAGCGCGCCAGCAGCGTGGTGACCGTGACGCAAACCCATCCTCGCCACATCCTGCTACGCCCAGGCGGCCAACTGAGCCAAACCACAGCACGCGCCCAATTGGCTGAATACAAACGCCAAATCGAAGCGGGCAAAGCAGACTTTGCCAAGTTGGCTCGTGAACATTCACAAGATGCCAGTGGCCCCGACGGCGGCGACTTGGGTTGGGTCTCGCAAGGCATGTTTGTGCCTGAATTTGAAGAGGTGATGAACAAATTGCAGCCAGGCCAAATCGCCGACCCGATGGTGTCTCGGTTTGGCGTGCACCTGATTCAAGTGATGGAACGTCGAGAAGCCCCCATCAGCGAGCGCGAGCTGCGCGACATGGCGCGCAACGGCTTGCGTGAGAAAAAGTTTGATGAAACCTACCAACTGTGGGCCCAAGAAGTGCGTGGCCGCGCCTATGTGGAATACCGCGACGCACCGCAATAA
- the rsmA gene encoding 16S rRNA (adenine(1518)-N(6)/adenine(1519)-N(6))-dimethyltransferase RsmA translates to MKHIARKRFGQHFLTDGAIIESIVDAIDPQPGDPMVEIGPGLAALTQPLVERLGRLNVIELDRDLAVRLREHPHLNVIESDVLRVDFTQLAADLKVPKLRVVGNLPYNISSPILFHLLEHVAVVQDQHFMLQKEVIDRMVAKPSSSDYSRLSVMLQWRYDMEDVLFVPPESFDPPPRVDSAVVRMVPLAEPPKINVKLMEEMVKTAFSQRRKLLRHTLGRWLEARHFAGTFDVQRRAEEVPVAEYVALVQSL, encoded by the coding sequence TTGAAACACATTGCACGCAAGCGCTTCGGCCAACACTTCTTAACCGACGGCGCCATCATTGAAAGCATCGTCGATGCGATCGACCCGCAACCGGGCGACCCCATGGTCGAAATTGGCCCAGGCTTGGCCGCGCTCACACAGCCCTTGGTGGAGCGCTTAGGTCGTCTCAATGTCATTGAGTTAGACCGCGATTTGGCCGTGCGCCTGCGCGAGCATCCGCACCTGAACGTGATTGAGTCCGACGTGCTGCGCGTGGACTTCACGCAATTGGCTGCTGACCTCAAGGTACCCAAGCTGCGCGTGGTGGGTAACCTGCCGTACAACATTTCGTCGCCCATCCTGTTCCATCTGCTGGAGCATGTGGCCGTGGTGCAAGACCAGCACTTCATGCTGCAAAAAGAAGTGATTGACCGCATGGTGGCCAAGCCCAGCAGCAGCGACTACAGCCGCTTGAGCGTGATGCTGCAGTGGCGCTACGACATGGAAGACGTGTTGTTTGTGCCGCCCGAATCGTTTGACCCACCTCCGCGCGTGGACAGCGCCGTGGTGCGCATGGTGCCCTTGGCGGAGCCCCCCAAAATTAACGTCAAGCTGATGGAGGAAATGGTGAAAACAGCTTTCAGCCAACGCCGCAAGCTGTTGCGCCACACCTTGGGCCGTTGGTTGGAAGCGCGTCACTTTGCGGGCACCTTCGATGTGCAACGCCGTGCAGAAGAAGTGCCGGTGGCCGAATATGTGGCTCTGGTGCAAAGTCTGTAA